AGGCTAAAGAGGGGACTTCAGCTCTCTCTTTTCTCCCAACACTATGCTAAAATATCTATGCCATGAAGCTCTGCCAGTTGGAGGCGGATTGGAGGCCCAATATCAGGTGAAGAAAGTCcaagacgagactatcagtttcacccaacaaggagcttggaggcccaacattaggtgaaggaagcccgaggcaaggctatcagtttcacccaacaaggtagcttggaggcccaacatcaggtgaaggaagtccgagatgagactatcagtttcacccaacaagtagcttggaggcccaacatcaagtgaaggaagcccgagacaaggctatcagtttcacccaacaaggtagcttggaggcccaacatcaggtgaaggaagtccgagacgagactatcagttttACCCAAGGAGCTTGCAGGCCcagcatcaggtgaaggaagcccgaggcgaggctatcagtttcacccaacaaggtagcttggaggcccaacatcaggtgaaggaagtctgaGACGatactatcagtttcacccaacaaggagcttggaggcccaacatcaggtgaaggaagcccgaggcgaggctatcagtttcacccaacaagatagcttggaggcccaacatcaggtgaaggaagcccgaggtGAGGCTATCAGTTTCATCCaacaaggtagcttggaggcccaacatcaggtgaaggaagcccgaggtgaggctatcagtttcacccaacaaggagcttggagtcccaacatcaggtgaaggaagcccgaggcaaggctatcagtttcacccaacaaggtaGCTTAgaggcccaacatcaggtgaaggaagtctgagacgagactatcagtttcacccaacaaggtagcttggaggcccaacagtaggtgaaggaagtccaaGACGATACTATCAGTTTCACCTAACAAGGTTGCTTGGAGGCCCAatatcaggtgaaggaagtccgagacgagactatcagtttcacccaacaaggagcttggaggcccaatatcaggtgaaggaagtccgagacgagactatcagtttcacccaacaaggagcttggaggcccaatatcaggtgaaggaagcccgaggcaaggctatcagtttcacccaacaaggtagcatggaggcccaacattaggtgaaggaagtccgagacgagactatcagtttcacccaaggagcttggaagcccagcatcaggtgaaggaagcccaaggcgaggctatcagtttcacccaacaaggtaGCTTAgaggcccaacatcaggtgaaggaagtctgaGACGatactatcagtttcacccaacaaggagcttggaggcccaacatcaggtgaaggaagtccgagacgagactatcagtttcacccaacaaggtagcttggaggcccaacatcaggtgaaggaagttcgagacgagactatcagtttcacccaacaaggagcttggagacccaacatcaggtgaaggaagacCAAGGCAaggctatcagtttcacccaacaaggtagcttggaggcctaacatcaggtgaaggaagcccgagacgagactatcagtttcacccaacaaggtagcttggaggcccaacatcaggtgaaggaatcccgagacgagactatcagtttcacccatcAAGGAGCTTGGAGGTCCAACATCAATCgaaggaagcccgaggccaTACCTTCAATCACAAGAGATGGACAACCAAGGCCACACATATAATCAAACTAATCGAAGGAAGAGATAGGCCCACTTCAAGAAAGCAACCCGGTCTTCTATTACTCTCCTTCGAGATGATAATCAAGTGTTTGACGACCCGATCTCCATTCagaaccatattattgcctttTATTCGGATCTTTTTGCAAAGCATGCGGATTATTTGGATAATGGTCTAGTTGATCGTGTTATCCCATCTTTAATTACTGTGGATGAAAATTCAGCTCTTACTCTTATTCCTACACCGGAGGAAATCTTAGCTGCAGTGAAGTCTTTGGATCTTGATAGTGCTCCGGGTCCGGATGGTTTTACAGGGCTCATTATTTTGATTCCAAAGGTTGATCATGCTGACTCGATTAAACAATTTCGTCCCATTGCGCTTACAAACTTTGTGTTTAAGATTATTCTGAAGATTCTTGCTATTCGGCTTGGCTCTATTGCATCTCGGATAATTTCTCCTCAACAACATGCATTTATCCCAGGCTGAAACATCTCATATTGTATTCTAACTACTTCGGAATGTTTTAATTTATTAGACTCTAAGTGCTATGGCGGGAATGTCGCGATCAAGGCAGAtattgattatacgcatttatatgcgtataattatatctaaaacactataaataagccaATCCCCTTCTTAATTAATATGTgattaattcattttcattattttgtagaaataagtggaattgcggaaacgagagaaaatggtgtgagattggagcaaattggagtttccgacaaaaggacgaaatagtcaatgcgggtcaacaCGGTCAACGCCATCAAGGAAGCGGAATCCAAAACCACAATATATATTGCGTGCGGTGGTGCCGTAGAATTGTAAAAATCGAAGATAGAAGAAGAaatgcaatttaattaattaagataatTAATCAGACgattaattgcttaattaattagtaagGCACTAGCAGCCAACTTAATTAAACTTAATCAATGTTTAATTAAGAATGGCTAGTGTGAGAAACACGTGCAGCAGCCttggtttctttcttcttttgtatTGGACCACACAAACCATGACACGTGGCTGCTCCCTTCCTTGCTTTTACACACATCAGCCTTATTATCTTCCCCTGACGCAAAAGCATAGCCAGcacctcatatatatatatatatagacgacCATTTGGGAGAAGAGAACCCTAGAGCGCCGCACAGACCAAAatagaggcagcccctttgggctgctctctctcctctcctctcctccatttttcctcttttctttagttttattttagggatttcaaggaatttctcacacaagcttcaaggattcatcaaaagctacaagattcaagctttaggtatttgtgggagttgtaattcaagggaagtcatattagctccctagctaattgtggctacctttgtgttctcctacacttctataatcttttctctttgaattttgtatattTGATGTTCATatttatgggttgtgagtaattttcttgttgggttttagggttgtgtccctaacccaaaattttgtgtaaaagatgtttaatttaatataatgatgtaattttcatatgatggatgcttatatctatttttgttgggttaaaatgcatgtctagaagcctagtcaactctagggtgtgtattttgagcatgtctaggatggaattaggggcttgactccctctaattcctaagctagaaaccttcaatttcgtattcgaggggttataagcatggtgatttacactcgTTGCGTGATTGcacgggcgggtcgcttagtagtctaattcctcgatctctacacctcttgatgtgaattagtgaccattgaaccggctctaattcatgccaagtgagtccctacggcccttgaaccggagtaggaataccatgaaagggaatttcggtccttgagccttgaaccgccttggatacgactaccgccaaaataggaaatatgcatctatattagattagcttccgacacatagaatttgggtgaaggaacctccctagcacccaacattccatttatattgtttatacttttattaatttctttatgtttttattaattgcttttcatttcattacattttgttaatttaaaatcCTCTATCCAAAATATTGAACTTCGACTCATTTGtacatatccaccactaggctcttagtttttattaggctttggtgaaaatcaaagccgagcattgctaaggcttggtgccttagattaatttttttatttattttctttttcttttctttgtttgctaagtgtctttatttccgattacccaaggattgtgggttagccactaatctccgtggtacgataaactttgggcataatatttccctatcttgacaatgatacgtacgcttgcgtaaatgtgtatccaagtcaGATATCACTAAGGCCTTTGATACCATCTCTTGGGATTTTCTTCTTCGTGTTCTTGAGGCCTTTGGATTTCATCAAAAGTTTGTTCTTTGGGTACGagctcttctttcttctgctAAGCTCTCTCTTCTAATTAATGGCAGACAAGTGGGTTATTTTTCTTGTGGTAGAGGTGTGAGGCAAGGTGATCCTCTGTCTCCCTTACTTTTCTGTATCGCTGAGGATGTTCTTAGCCGGGGTTTATCTACATTAGTGGCTTCTGGTCAACTGCAGCTTATATCTTCGCCACGTGATACTCGAGCTCCTTCTCATGTTTTATTTGCGGACGACGTAATTATTTTTTGTCGGGCCACTTCACGCAATCTTACGTTTCTTATGAATTTCTTTTCTGAATATGGTAGTGCTTCTGGGCAAATTATCAACAAAGCAAAGTCTCATGTTTTTATTAGTAAGCACATCTATCATCATCGTCACTCTATTGCCACCTCGTTGGCTATTCCTATTGGTTCAACACCCTTTACATACCTGGGAGTCCCTATTTTTCATGGGTGTCCGAGGGCAATTTATTTCCAACCAATTGTTGACAAAATTCGTCTGCGAGTCTCAAGTTGGATGGGCTCATATTTGTCTATGGCTGGTCGTCTCCAATTAATTAAATCAGTGATTTATAGCATGCTTGTGTATAGTTTTCAAGTGTATGAATGGCCAATATCTTTACTTCGGCGTCTGGAGGTCTGGTGTAGGAACTTTCTTTGGTCTGGTTCTATTGAGAAAAGATGTATTCCTTTGGTAGCATGGCGATCTTGTTGTGCTCCAATGAATGAAGGTGGGCTGGGCCTAAAACAACTAGTGCTTCTTAATTGGTCTCTTCTTTTGAAGCGAGGTTGGGAGATTTTTTCTACAAGGACAGAGGGTTGTTCTTTTATTCGTGATCGCTTTTGGCGTAATGGTAATGTTCGTCGTTCTTATTCTCCTTCATCCATTTGGCTGGGTGTGAAGAAATTTTGACCTGTTATACAAGAAAATGCAAGATGGCTAATAGGATCTGGGGATATTTCTTTTTGGCAAGATAATTTTATAGGTCGGCCTCTTGTTGATTTTTTCAGATCTCATAGTGGTATGGCTGATAACCTCTCAGGTTCTGTAGCTAATTTTATTGTAGACAGATCATGGGTTTTTCCTCCATTGCTCCAGCTTCATTTCCCTGCTTTGTGTGAGCTGGTCAGCCAAGTTCCCATTGCTTTGGACCCATCCACGACAGACACTTTGGTATGGTCCTCTTCCTCATCTGGCGAGCTTACTGCAAAAGTTGCTTTTCACTTTTTGCGCCAGCCTTCTCCTTCAGTTGATTGGGGAAGGTGTATATGGTCGAAATTTATTTTGCCAAGAATGTCGCTGTTGACTTGGAAGGTTCTTCGTGGTCGAGTACTTTGTGACAATTTTATGCAAAAAAGAGGTATTGCCTTAGCTTCTAGATGTGTACTATGTCGGAAGGATTGTGAATCTTTGAGTCACATTTTTAGAAGTTATCCTTTTGCTGAAACCATTTGGAGCTGCATGATAGCAAAGTTTGAGCTTGCTGCTCCCCCATTGTCTTTATATGACATGCTTCAGTTGGGATTGACTAATGGTCGCAGCCctcaattaaaggaattatgggTAGCATGCTTCACTTCAGTGCTTTGGTTCCTTTGGCATGCTAGAAACAAGGCCAAATATGACAATAGATTTATTACTGTAGTGGGGGTGTGCAGGCTAGTCTTTGGACATATTCAATCTGCTAGTCGTATTGCTTTAGGCCACATGCACAATTCAATTCAAGATCTCCGAATTTTGAAATGTTTTGGTGTGACATGTTGTCCGCGTCATGCTCCACGAACAATAGAGGTGAATTGGCATCCTCCTTTTTTGGGGTGGATCAAGATCAACTCAGATGGAGCTTGGAAGCATGATTCGGCGCGTGGCGGGTATGGTACGGTTTTTCGGGATTACAGAGGTCATGTTCTTGGTGCTTTTGCTTCTAATTTTGACATCCCAAGCTCGGTTGCAGCAGAGGTTATGGCGGTAATCAAAGCGATTGTACTAGCTTGGGTGAGGGATTGGAAACATGTATGGCTGGAAGTTGATTCTTCTCTTATTCTTGACTTTCTTCGGTCTCCTTCTTTGGTACCTTGGCAGCTTCGGGTTCAATGGAATAATTGTTTGTTTCGCATTTCTCAAATGaattttcattcatctcataTATTTCGCGAAGGGAATCATGTTGCTGATGCCTTAGCAAACTATGGTACGTCTTCTACTGACTTTGTGTGGTGGGATACAACTCCTAGTTTCATTGCTTCAAATTGTAATGAAGACCGTTTGGGTATTCCGAAGTATAGAGTTCGTTagattgtttttctttgtggttttctgttggtaTGGAGGTGTTGGTAGTCCCCCTCCATTGTAACTTCTCTTTTTCTCTAATAGATTTTTTGGGGTGTTATGGACTCCTCCCTCACCCTGCttcaacccaaaacaaaaaaaaaaaccccaccaCTTTACACTTGGGTTTCAATGGAACTTATGTTGACTCGTTGATGCCGAAATTGGCACCAACAAGACGCACGACATATTAGCAAGGATGGAGGCCACTACAGAGGAACAGTTTGTATTCTCAGAATTCGATCAAGTTTTCGTTTCATTGATTTGTAGTTTCCCTCCCTAAAGTAATTATGTGAAACTCAATGTTACGATGTAGCCagcttttgtttttagtttctaCTTGTACGTACATATTCAATATACATGCTTTTGTATTATCTCCTTGGCCATTTGGGTTGTGCGGGCGGGCGATGGAAACCTCAAAGTTACACAGTTTACTTTGTTAATATCAAATTGACTATCTGCAATTCTTACAATAATTCTTTATCAAGAAATGGCTGTAGTATATATAGGAATGCACATCATGCATGTCAAGGGCTGCAGTTGCTGAGTGCTTTTGACTTGTATCAGATACCATGGCAACCATGAGGTTGCTGCTCTTTTTTGCTCTATATTCTGCAGGCATTCATGTGATCTCCTCGCTTACGGACCCCAATGACGGTATAGTCTTCAAGTCTTCACATGTCAATGCTTATTCTATACTCTTCACCTAATTAATGGGAAATTTGAGTTTTGTAGTTTGTGCTTTTGGACTACGTTATATGTCTAAACTAGGAAATGATCTTGCCATATCATGTGAATCATCCTTTCTCATATTGTCAATGTAATCTTGGTATAATTCAAAATAGTATTGAAGCTTTAGCTGAACTTTGATTGTAAAATGAACATGCTACACATAAATTAAGATGTTGATTTATGTCTGCCAATCCAGCTTCTGTTCTCCATGCCTTGAAAGTGTCCTGGAAAAACACGCCACCGAGCTGGGATAATTCTTCTGATCCCTGTGGTTTTCCATGGGAAGGAGTCAGCTGCAGCGGTGCAAGGGTGACTGAATTGTCAGTTCTATTAACTGTTCAACCTTTCAAATTGGCATGGATATGACTGACATACGTACTCTGGTATTTAAGGACTATAATCGATGTTTCTTTCTTGAGCACATTTTTGAATTGCTCCTCTTCGATCTGCTTTTTTGTGCAGGGGATTATCAACCATGGGCCTCATAGGGGAACTCAGTAGCTACATTGAGGGACTCACTGAACTAAACTCCTTGTGAGTACGATTGTAGTAGTCCAATTTTTACCAGCATTATGCTTGCCAGTTGAACAATATGACTTATTAGTCTGTAAGCATTTTGATATCACTTGATCTTGCATGAGATTTATTTATTGTAGCTGAGACTTTAATACTGTGCAGGGACCTGTCATTCAACCCTGGACTCCAAGGTCCTCTTCCTCCACAGTTAGGGGATCTCCCAAAGTTAAATATCCTGTAAGAACAAGTAGGCAAATTAAAGCCATTTTGATACATATTTTCTGCCTTTTTGAACTTTGTACATGCAGTGCAACATATATCAACATATATCTTTTAATGCTGAAAGAGTATACATGACTCGTGTGTTATTTTAGGATCCTAGCTGGCTGCAGCTTCAGTGGCAACATTCCAGATGAGTTGGGAAATCTTGAACAGCTAGCGTTCTTGTAAGAATTGGAATGTTACTCATACTGTTAATGCATAAACCAATTCTGAGAGTTTTTCCCAACTTTATGTAAAGTTGTAAACATTTGGTTCTTCTCCTCTATCAGGGCTCTGAATACAAATTACTTCACTGGTAGCATACCTCCTTCTTTAGGTAAGCTCTCCAACCTCTACTGGCTTGATGTGGCAGACAATCAACTGAGCGGACCTCTACCAATTTCGACATCCACTTCTCCAGGCTTAGACCTCTTGTTAAACGCTAAACATTTGTTAGTACTTCTCCATTTCCGAACAGCTTTATGACAAATGAAAATGATTTAGTTGCGATCTGCTACTGCTTTGCATAAACATTATTAACTTGGTTTTATGAACATGCAGCCATTTGAACAAGAACCAGCTTTCAGGTTCTATTCCACTTGAGCTTTTCAGCTCGGAGATGATATTGATACATGCGTAAGCTGATCCCTTAACATTATCACTGATGTCATGTGTTCTGTAGCTTTTATCATCTAATACTTGTtattctaggttacttgacgaAAACAATTTTACTGGGAGTATTCCAATGACATTAGGACTTGTTAAAACTCTTG
Above is a genomic segment from Rosa chinensis cultivar Old Blush chromosome 3, RchiOBHm-V2, whole genome shotgun sequence containing:
- the LOC112192377 gene encoding leucine-rich repeat receptor protein kinase HPCA1 encodes the protein MATMRLLLFFALYSAGIHVISSLTDPNDASVLHALKVSWKNTPPSWDNSSDPCGFPWEGVSCSGARVTELGLSTMGLIGELSSYIEGLTELNSLDLSFNPGLQGPLPPQLGDLPKLNILILAGCSFSGNIPDELGNLEQLAFLALNTNYFTGSIPPSLGKLSNLYWLDVADNQLSGPLPISTSTSPGLDLLLNAKHFHLNKNQLSGSIPLELFSSEMILIHALLDENNFTGSIPMTLGLVKTLEMVRLNRNALTGSVPSNLNNLTNINELNLANNKLAGPLPDLTGMNSLNYVDLSNNSFDPSEAPLWFSTLPTLTTLVMEFGSLQGPVPEKLFSLPELQQVKLKYNTFNGTLNMGDSISLQLELVDLQNNQISQLTIEEEYKDALILKGNPICSGSLSNTTWCQ